From a region of the Papilio machaon chromosome 26, ilPapMach1.1, whole genome shotgun sequence genome:
- the LOC106714752 gene encoding uncharacterized protein LOC106714752: MDVIEHLKTVCNLNQYMQVSQYVVSNFASSKIELNMSTIQALNKIKSFEIEYFSKYEENGAGIKIFDLLLLNPPSKTWDLLGKELILLLQYWLNALRKHLIIHNNNWWPFLQSILKFVKELGLKECKLNDVIVKETAECLLDLATHTRPDINQRYKILCALNACSVACSREIRVALRSHFEVYFIKLATLLSSCGDAAVQYSIMETLLRWLLPRYVQEVRRDAALKWFPNNLYDKETVTMFVERPWKDFFQDTRDFLNAHNARSDLITSVICKKLIIGQIVVITGSEKCYNWLDINTSTKCLTVMLEPRLLRTLGCGLHAEACEALVINEVNTDAAKLRKIAQEVTIFVKTLEPAHLIPSTISLSNENCKEIKIVVSTKCDMGKVDSALRRIFAHKYQVLFDIENGIPISPQKNNTRQDTSEEDTTFSIPSVRPKRRTGYVVKSRTVASEILASSASTTSLAQLHEKLEELPYYEIKHDRMKIPYPGLSRITEASESDAGRSCGSSAFKLKSFGICQKSTFTQAEKSKTKEVKKTKLISPAITDEENSVSCLFVATIGSADESVINDTLERLPKNRNPENIIDVLVQEAFNANNVSCDKNKDNSDVPKEALNKPILKEITNENRANKRKSCTVISNSTSEEIVEGTQFSNTLFEKRNIKEFIMKESEIFPVKVSNDKVEEFFSQHFSNNPVTEVISPSIARKHNETESEPSEEDTRRKEDLKINDSDIDLDVQLCLKYIIDTICNEFDRCEDLHETSIVDKHPNIQDSQEEIHEENTTKDTDDFKSPTVKEAKSIKKITLKFKNPKKPNGKTQKKSKVKSNENSVMSKNVETAKNTKNISSVSDTSNNMDESIPKNKRTLRNKRKLYSPKDDKFNDKCDETENISKVALNTKTYNKTRTPITSYKEIEKERNEYRKKLRNKQSKENKQIFISPKTKKMNDIFDTLKSNIDTNQEVTLVNKTNTFGNVDVYNFSSDSEDNFKTSAVKHLSPKRSTLEKKSKQDKKKKTYSRKNAKSKPKLNIKIERPLIDERMREAPPETLDTSFELRRSPRNIGKEPIPNIETEHEMEVLQDVKTKHKANNKRVNTKLEKKKKSPLKNKKKNLNKITNYIKCNETFDTTVSPLPGLTVETIPNKNVANVSASPKRLEKIREMYAESPEKFENFNTTQNLLMDLDQTSECGVQEIEHFAEIHQNSQDNSQSSRILRSQKKQTPTKKVVVSKKNDLIKSIKKNKNKNKRRNEIEPTRYVIDISADSNSEISINTVGICPITAHGDFELCYKDLPPNQDILNKTIEPRNLEIEEQNESIKELYLQLQNERLEDQINQTSNRSFRNNIESVSTKKSTPINITKISSDDYIKYLPSLRDSDTSSNHSVDELDKPRSYNSNKSVSRSKINTRISDNLNRNITLKSQISPIILFHDEQPNQNQSQSNRSIDSDNIKQVRNLFYKTKLSNKSSTMKTRNSDINSSKRESLRDSVNKLVKRKSSELPEMNKKRKIESVLSNTPIHSSENISSSFVNNWFDQCITSTSRDGRHNYDENVRCILEKLDTTLVEIHHNTDRRFIKTFVETQKRFSELKRVHHEVYEETLRDLNYKFKRLQEMSDEIFEEMKSRMRDVITQDRKQKIAMVKILKEDVQAVVDFNARKAKQNK; encoded by the exons ATGGATGTGATTGAGCATTTAAAAACAGtgtgtaatttaaatcaatatatgCAAGTATCTCAATATGTTGTATCTAATTTTGCAAGTtctaaaatagaattaaacatGTCCACAATACAagctttaaacaaaataaaatcatttgaaattgag TATTTCAGTAAATACGAGGAGAACGGTGCtggtattaaaatatttgatcttCTGTTACTTAATCCGCCGTCAAAAACATGGGATTTGCTTGGAAAGGAACTAATTTTACTACTACAGTACTGGTTAAATGCTTTGCGCAAACATCTGATTAtccataataataattggtGGCCGTTCTTGCAATCAATACTGAAGTTtgtaaag GAATTAGGATTAAAAGAGTGTAAGCTTAATGATGTAATAGTAAAGGAGACAGCGGAGTGTCTACTTGACCTGGCTACTCATACAAGGCCCGATATCAACCAGCGATACAAGATCCTTTGCGCTTTGAACGCTTGCAGTGTCGCTTGCAGTAGGGAAATACGTGTTGCATTGAGAAGTCATTTTGAAGTTTACTT cataaAACTGGCAACATTGTTATCATCATGTGGTGATGCGGCGGTCCAGTACAGCATTATGGAGACCCTGCTCCGTTGGTTATTGCCTCGATATGTACAAGAAGTAAGACGAGATGCTGCTTTAAAATGGTTTCCCAACAACTTGTATGACAAAGAGACTGTTACTATGTTTGTTGAAAGACCTTGGAAGGATTTTTTCCAG gaTACCAGAGACTTCCTAAACGCACACAACGCTCGTAGTGATCTCATAACTTCAgttatttgtaagaaattaattataggACAAATTGTTGTCATTACA GGCTCAGAGAAATGTTACAATTGGCTAGACATAAACACAAGTACTAAATGTCTAACTGTGATGTTGGAGCCTAGGCTGCTGCGTACTTTAGGTTGTGGATTACACGCAGAGGCTTGTGAGGCTCTCGTTATAAACGAAGTTAATACTGACGCAGCGAAATTACGAAA AATAGCTCAGGAAGTgacaatatttgtaaagaCATTGGAGCCAGCACATTTAATACCGTCTACAATCAGCCTGAGTAATGAAAACTGTAAAGAAATTAAGATTGTGGTCAGTACTAAATGTGATATGGGCAAGGTTGATTCAGCGTTAAGAAGAATTTTCGCTCATAAATATCAG GTactttttgacattgaaaatGGTATCCCCATATCTCCTCAAAAGAACAACACTCGTCAAGATACATCT GAGGAAGATACGACATTTTCTATTCCATCTGTACGTCCAAAAAGAAGAACAG gataCGTTGTAAAATCTAGGACTGTTGCTTCGGAGATTCTAGCATCCTCGGCGTCGACGACGTCATTGGCACAG CTTCACGAAAAGTTAGAGGAATTACCGTATTATGAGATTAAACACGATCGTATGAAAATTCCTTATCCCGGTTTATCTAGAATCACTGAAGCGTCAGAATCAGATGCAGGCAGAAGCTGTGGAAGTAGCGCATTCAAATTGAAATCTTTTGGTATATGTCAAAAGAGCACTTTTACACAAGCAGAAAAATCTAAAACTAAAGAagtcaaaaaaacaaaactcatATCGCCAGCTATAACCGATGAAGAAAATAGCGTTAGTTGTCTATTTGTTGCTACTATAGGATCCGCTGACGAATCAGTTATCAATGATACTTTAGAACGATTACCTAAAAATAGAAATccagaaaatataatagatgTTCTAGTACAAGAAGCCTTTAACGCAAACAATGTTAGTtgcgataaaaataaagacaattcAGATGTTCCCAAAGAAGCTCTTAATAAacctattttaaaagaaattactaaTGAAAATAGagcaaataaaagaaaaagctgCACAGTAATTAGTAATTCAACTTCCGAAGAGATTGTTGAAGGTACTCAATTTAGTAATACACTTTTCGAGAAGAGAAACATTAAAGAGTTCATCATGAAAGAGTCTGAAATATTTCCAGTTAAAGTATCGAATGATAAAGTGGAAGAATTTTTTTCACaacatttttctaataatcCTGTTACTGAAGTTATCAGTCCTTCGATAGCGAGAAAACATAATGAAACAGAATCTGAACCTAGTGAAGAAGATACTCGTCGGAAAGAggatttgaaaataaatgactCTGATATAGACTTGGACGTTCAGTTgtgtttgaaatatattatagatACGATATGTAATGAATTTGATAGATGTGAAGATTTGCATGAAACATCTATAGTAGATAAACATCCTAATATTCAAGATTCACAAGAAGAAATACACGAAGAAAACACAACTAAAGATACAGACGATTTCAAAAGTCCTACAGTTAAAGAAgctaaatcaattaaaaagataacattaaaatttaaaaatcccAAAAAGCCCAATggtaaaacacaaaaaaaatcaaaagtaaAATCTAATGAAAATTCTGTGATGTCAAAGAATGTAGAAACTGCAAAGAATACGAAAAATATCAGTTCTGTCTCTGATACTTCGAATAATATGGACGAAAGTATtccaaaaaataaacgtaCTTTACGAAACAAGCGTAAATTGTACTCACCTAAAGATGATAAGTTTAATGATAAATGCGACGAAACTGAAAACATAAGTAAAGTTGCACTTAACACAAAGACGTACAATAAAACAAGAACTCCTATAACGTCTTacaaagaaatagaaaaagaacGTAATGAATACAGaaagaaattaagaaataagcaatccaaagaaaataaacaaatatttatatctccAAAAACTAAAAAGATGAATGATATATTTGATACACTTAAAAGCAATATTGATACAAATCAAGAAGTAACACTAGTCAATAAAACTAACACATTTGGGAATGTTGATGTTTACAATTTCTCTAGCGACAGTgaagacaattttaaaacatctgcAGTGAAACATTTGTCCCCTAAAAGAAGTACATTGGAAAAGAAATCTAAACAGGATAAGAAGAAAAAGACGTATTCGAGAAAAAATGCTAAATCTAAAccaaaacttaatattaagataGAAAGGCCACTTATAGATGAAAGAATGAGAGAAGCACCTCCAGAAACACTGGATACATCATTCGAACTTAGAAGATCACCAAGAAATATAGGTAAAGAACCGATACCAAATATTGAGACAGAACATGAAATGGAAGTTTTACAAGATGTTAAAACCAAACACAAAGCAAATAACAAAAGAGTTAATACTAAATtagagaaaaagaaaaaatctcctttgaaaaataaaaagaaaaatttaaataaaattacaaattatataaaatgtaatgaaactTTTGATACCACAGTAAGTCCTTTGCCGGGATTGACCGTGGAAACAATTCCTAATAAGAATGTAGCTAATGTTTCAGCTTCACCTAAAAGATTGGAAAAAATTAGAGAAATGTACGCAGAGAGTCCTGAGAAAttcgaaaattttaatacaacacAAAATTTACTCATGGATTTGGATCAAACTAGTGAATGTGGTGTTCAAGAGATCGAACATTTTGCTGAAATTCATCAAAATTCTCAGGACAATTCACAATCATCTAGAATATTGCGTTCTCAGAAAAAACAAACGCCAACTAAAAAGGTTGTcgtcagtaaaaaaaatgatttgataaaatccattaagaaaaataaaaataagaataaaagaagaaatgaGATTGAACCTACAAGATATGTCATAGATATATCAGCGGATTCTAACTCAGAAATATCAATCAATACAGTTGGCATATGTCCTATAACCGCACACGGAGATTTCGAACTGTGCTACAAAGATTTACCACCGAATCaggacattttaaataaaaccatcGAACCGAGAAATCTCGAAATCGAGGAACAAAACGAATCTATAAAAGAGCTTTATTTGCAACTTCAAAACGAAAGACTAGAAGATCAAATAAACCAAACATCGAATAGAAGTTTTCGAAATAACATCGAAAGTGTTAGTACTAAGAAAAGTACTCCGATAAACATTACGAAAATATCTTCCGatgattatattaaatatctgCCATCTCTTCGTGATTCTGATACAAGTTCGAATCATAGTGTCGATGAATTAGATAAACCTAGAAGTTACAACTCAAATAAGTCTGTTTCTagatctaaaataaatactagaatatcggataatttaaatagaaatataactCTGAAATCACAAATATCtccaataatattatttcatgatGAACAACCGAATCAAAATCAATCACAAAGCAACCGTTCTATAGATTcggataatattaaacaagttagaaatctgttttataaaacaaaactatcaAATAAATCTAGTACAATGAAGACACGTAATTCAGATATAAATTCATCAAAGCGAGAATCTTTAAGAGATTCAGtgaataaattagttaaaagaaaatcttctGAATTACcagaaatgaataaaaaaaggaaaatagaaAGTGTATTATCTAATACCCCAATACACAGCTCAGAGAATATCTCCTcttcttttgtaaataattggTTTGATCAATGTATAACCAGCACTAGTAGAG ATGGAAGACATAACTACGATGAGAATGTTCGATGTATTTTGGAGAAATTGGATACAACACTCGTAGAAATACATCATAACACTGATAGAAG atttatcaAGACATTTGTGGAGACACAGAAGAGGTTCAGTGAGCTGAAGAGGGTACACCACGAGGTGTACGAGGAGACGCTGAGGGACCtcaattacaaattcaaaag ATTACAAGAAATGTCTGATGAAATATTTGAAGAGATGAAATCTAGAATGAGAGATGTTATCACACAAGATAGAAAGCAAAAGATAGCGATGGTTAAAATCCTAAAAGAGGATGTACAGGCTGTGGTCGATTTTAACGCGAGGAAAGCCAAACAAAACAAGTAA
- the LOC106714974 gene encoding ceramide glucosyltransferase — translation MIPMVYTVYGFAIFFIVAWVCLWLIHIMALSYSKWKLHRTVDRSPPEQPYPGVSILKPLTGVDPNLFSNLETFFTLDYPTYEVLFCVESEHDPAVMLVNSLLHKYPHIEARLFIGGMCVGVNPKINNMQPAYLAAKYPMILISDAGIRMREDTLLDMVQHMREDVAIVHQMPFVCDAEGFAAVYEKVYFGTAQARMYLGADFLGINCHVGMSSLMRRCALEESGGLAAFGEYLAEDYFMAKAVVSRGWRMRVASLPALQNSGTRSVGALQARLTRWARLRIAMVPTTALLEPLSECMPLGAGAAWAAGQLFGAEPLPFFLVHVLAWFLSDWLILRSVQNGSPPFTKVQFLLGWVWSECCAPFVLAAALLNPEISWRTRCYRLDWGGRAHELKPKLKF, via the coding sequence ATGATCCCCATGGTGTATACAGTATATGGTTTtgccatattttttatagtcgCTTGGGTGTGTCTGTGGTTAATTCACATAATGGCTTTATCGTATTCTAAATGGAAATTACACAGGACAGTAGACCGGTCGCCACCAGAACAACCATATCCAGGAGTTTCAATACTAAAACCCTTGACGGGTGTGGATcccaatttattttctaacttAGAAACATTTTTCACCCTGGATTACCCGACATACGAAGTGTTATTTTGTGTAGAAAGTGAACATGATCCTGCAGTAATGTTGGTGAACAGCCTTTTACACAAGTATCCACACATTGAAGCGCGGCTTTTCATCGGCGGAATGTGCGTCGGTGTCAATCCTAAAATCAACAACATGCAACCGGCGTATTTGGCGGCAAAATATCCTATGATTCTAATAAGCGATGCCGGAATTCGGATGCGGGAGGACACTCTCCTCGATATGGTACAACATATGCGAGAAGACGTCGCGATCGTTCACCAAATGCCGTTCGTGTGTGACGCTGAAGGGTTTGCAGCAGTTTACGAGAAAGTCTACTTCGGTACGGCCCAGGCTCGTATGTATCTTGGTGCAGACTTTCTGGGCATAAATTGTCACGTCGGCATGTCTTCTTTAATGCGAAGGTGCGCTTTAGAAGAGAGCGGAGGATTGGCAGCTTTTGGTGAATACTTGGCGGAAGATTACTTCATGGCAAAAGCTGTGGTGTCTCGAGGATGGCGGATGCGGGTGGCCTCCCTGCCGGCGCTGCAAAACTCCGGTACGCGGTCGGTGGGGGCACTACAGGCGCGGTTAACGCGCTGGGCTCGCCTCCGCATCGCCATGGTGCCAACTACGGCGCTGCTGGAGCCCCTTAGCGAGTGCATGCCCCTCGGCGCCGGCGCAGCGTGGGCTGCCGGTCAGTTGTTCGGGGCGGAACCTTTGCCATTTTTCCTGGTGCATGTGCTAGCGTGGTTTCTATCGGACTGGTTGATACTCCGTTCGGTGCAGAATGGGTCGCCGCCGTTCACTAAAGTGCAGTTCCTCCTCGGGTGGGTGTGGAGCGAGTGCTGTGCGCCGTTCGTCCTCGCGGCTGCCCTGCTAAACCCCGAGATCTCGTGGCGGACTCGCTGCTATCGGTTAGACTGGGGTGGTCGCGCGCACGAACTCAAGCCTAAGCTCAAGTTCTGA